The segment TTTGTTGTACTCTTGCGGATCAATGCCAATCGAGTCGTAAAACGTCGATCGTTCTAAAACAGTCAAGGTGTGAGTTGCAAAGACAGTCAGCAGAAAGAATCTTGCCCACAGTCTTGCTTTCCAGCAATTCCAGAGTTTGGGCTGCGATCGCAAGAGTGCTTTAAAGAAATCTCCGTGTCGATTCTCATCTTGGCACCAACTCTCAAAGTACCGAAACAGAGGATAAAACCGATGTTCTGGATGCTGTTCTAAATGGCGGTAGACCAAAATATAACGCCAGTACCCAATTTTTTCCGAGAGGTAAACGGTGTAGATCACCCATTCTGGCGGAAAGAAAGTATAGGTTCGATTTTTCGTCAGATAGCCCAGATCAAGAGTCAAGCCAAAGTCTGCCATTGCTTTATTCAAGAACCCGGCATGACGAGCTTCATCGCGCGCAAGTAAATGAAACGCTTCTGATAGTAAAGGTTGCCGATTTTTAAGCTTGCGAGAGAGTTCTTTAAAGAGCAAAAAGCCCGAAAATTCTGAAGTACAAGAGCGCTCTAGAAAATCAATAAACGCGTGCCGGGTTTCACCATCAATCTTTTCCCAATCTTGCTGAAACTCTTCATTGCGAACAAAATGGTGACGATTATAGTCTGCTCGCAATTCCGCGACGACCGCTTCTAGTTCTGCTTCATGCCCGGATAAATCCATTTGGGCAACCGCATCAAAATCAGTGATGTAAAACCGAGGAGTTAAGAGCGTTTCTTGAACAGGTTTTTTAATGCCAGGCGATTGTTCTGGCAGGTCGGATCTCGAAACTGTGCTGACCATAGAGCGAATGATAACGACTGAAATTACTTTCCCCGAATCTGCGATCGCGGCACAAGTGAGTTACCTGCTCTGCTCTATAGTTACCACAAGTAAAACATTGAGATGAGCACAAGGTTAGAGGGCTTTCTAACAAATTGTTAAAACATCCGCTGAGATTGAAGCAAGGCATCACTCCTAGAAGCCTTCCACCTTTCATCACTTAAATTTGCAAAAGATTTTGCTTTCTCTCATTCTGCTTGTCTACTCTTGCAGCAATCATTACTAGCTCAAATGAAAAGCTCGATCGTAAGTGCTGTTTGCTTTACTAGGATGTCTACTTCGAGGTTAGAGCCAGTAGTTACTGCTCAAGTTAGTTTAGGATCTGAATCGGTTCTGTCTCGCTCCTAAACTGCAAGCTAGAACAAGACAGAACACGGATTTTTTTGCGCTCACCCTATCAAGAAGAACGAGTTCAGACGCTCAGCGAGAATTCTGGACGGTTAGCGAACCGCATTCTACTTATACCTTCGTATGCGTCACTTCTACTACGGTATGCACATTTCCTCGGGGCGTGTAGTCCGCCTTAATCGAGATTTCTAACGGATCACACGCTGCCACAATGTCATCTAGAATTTGATTCGCCGCTTCTTCGTGAGAAATATAGCGATCGCGATAACTATTGATATACAGCTTAATTGCTTTCAGTTCGACGACGCGCTGATCCGGAACATAGCTCACATAGATCGTCGCAAAATCGGGATAGCCAGAAAACGGACACTTACAGGTAAACTCTGGCAGCGTAATATTGATCGTGTAACGCCGTCCGGGTCTAGGATTCGGGAAAGTAATTAGACTTCCCTCTTCGATCAGGCGTTCGCCATACTTTACTTCGGGATGGTCTTGCGCTTGCGTCATAGCCTATGAAATTGAATGAACTGACTGATCTTAGCAATCGAATTTGCACGGAGGCACGATCGCGTCTCAAGTTTTTTGAGTACTTGATCTCCGCAATCCCCGAAATTCGTTCACAAAATCGTTTCTTTTTGAAAAAATCTTGACTAAAAATGCGTTGCTTGATTCAATTGCAGCTATTCTGAGGGCATCACAATTTCTCGCTGTTTTGTCAGATTACTCTCGCTGTTATGAACCCCATGATGCAGAAAACACCTAATCGATCGATCAATTTGCCGCCTCAAGCTCCTGCAACCGGATATGCCCCTTCTGTACCGATTTCAGTCTACCGCGAGGTGATTGCTGAGCTTCAAGCTACAAAGAACTCGGTGGAAGCCATGAAGATTCAAAACCAGCAATTGGCAAAACAGAATCAGCAATTGCGGCAAGAAATTGAACGCACGGTACAAGCAGCACTCCAACTCCGCCAAGTCTCCAATGCAATGCCGGGAATTAATCCTGCTGCACCACCCGCACCTCGTCTCGACTTGATGCCCGAAGTCGAAGCTGCATCCTTCCAAATCCCGGTCATGCCACCCCGCATCCCCGTTGCTCCCAAACCAGAACCCGTTCCATCGAGTCTCGAATTTCCTGAAGAGAAGCTGGTAATCGAAGAAGATAGCAAGCCCCGGCGCAAAATTAAGCCAGAACAAGACACTCATTTTGAACTCAGCGGTTGGATGTTGGGCTTAGTCATCGCTTTGATCGTCGTGACTGCTTTCGGCGCTGGCTTCTTGCTGGTGCGTCCTTTGCTGAGTCCTTCATCAAAATAAATTCTCGAATGTAACCAATAGCAACCCGAAATTACGAATTACAACTGATGAATTCCGATTTTGAGTGGCTCATGCGACACTCAAAAATACTATTACAATCGGCGAGGCGGGTAATGATCGGTAGCGATCGTTACAAAATTCTCTTCACCAGAAATGATAGATAGTCTCATGCCCGAATTATAGAGATCACGATTAAGGAGTGTAAGCGCTTGAAAAAGGTTGAAGCGATTGTTCGCCCATTTAAACTCGACGAAGTCAAAATTGCATTAGTCAATGCTGGAATCGTGGGAATGACGGTTTCTGAAGTCCGAGGCTTTGGACGGCAGAAAGGTCAGACCGAACGGTATCGCGGTTCTGAATATACGGTTGAGTTTTTACAGAAGCTCAAAATTGAAATTGTGGTGGAAGATGATCAAGTAGACATGGTGGTTGACAAAATCATTGTGGCGGCTCGAACCGGAGAAATCGGGGACGGGAAGATCTTTATCACACCTGTTGAACAAGTAGTTCGGATTCGTACCGGCGAAAAGAACTTTGAAGCGGTTTAAAAACACGAACCTTCCGAGTTTTTGAAACACTCAGAAGGCTTGCTTCGCTGTGAAGGCGATCCGAATCTGGATCGCCTTTATATTTATTGAACGGGTTTCAGCCGAGTCAATTTCAACTTAAAGGGGCCGCCCGCCGTTTCTCCGAAAGCTTTGACTCGAACGATGTAATTCGCATTGCGCGTGATGCGAGTAAATAAGAGCGAATTCGTTGTCCCATCTGGACCATCATCATTCTCGGCAACGGTTGTCCCTTGTGAGGTCATCAGCGTGACGATCGTATCAAAACTATCCGAAGACAAATCGATCGCCACTTGTTCTCCCGCCTGCAAAGTCACCACATAATCGCGTGCGAAATTGCCTTGCCCGGTGGGAATATCGGCATCCGTTAAGCGATCGTTAATCTCTTTTCCAGGGGCCAGCGGGATTGGCGCATAGGAGCGAGTCGATTGAGCCATTGCGGCGGTCGTCATCAAAACCGCAATTGGAGCCGCACAAAGCCAAGCCATCCATCCTTTCATAACCGTTCCTTTCCTTACTGTGCTTGGTTTAAGTTTTTCTCTAAGGTAGCAAGATCGACTGCCCCTGAAAATGCACGACCATTCATGGCAAAGAACGGAGTACCAGAAATTCCAAGCTGTTCTGCAAGTTGAAGATCTTTTTCAATCGTGGTTTCTGCCGCTTGAGACGCGCGATCGCGATTAAACTTCGCCACATCCAACCCCAGAGTCTTGGCAATCTCTGGATAAATCGCCTCATTCAGCTGTTTCTGCTGCGCAAACAAAGCATCATGATATTGCCAGAATTTGCCCTGTTGCTGAGCCGCCCAAGCCGCTTTTGCTGCCGGTAGGGCTTGATCATGAATACTCGTCAGCGGCAAATGTTTATAAACCAGAGTGACGCGATCTTTGTACTTGTCTACAAACTGGCTCACCGTGCCTGCTGCTGCTTGGCAGTAAGGACATTGAAAATCAGAAAACTCCACCAAGACAGCCTGACCGTTGCCTTTCGTGGGAGACTGAGCGATCACCGATTTTGGATTCTGCTGGAGATCGCGGAGAAACGACTGTTGAACTTGTTGTTGTTCTTGTTGTTGTTCGCGTTGATAAGCTTGCACCGAATCCAGAATTGCCTGGGGATTTTTGCGAATCACTTGCAGGACTTGTTCTTCAAATTTTGGATCAATCTTGCTATCTGCCTGCACTGGCAAAGAGCAACTGATTAACATCAGACACAATATAACCAAGCCCGCGAATTGTTTCAGCCTTCTCATCACGATTCCGTCTCAAATCTGTCCTCGCACTATAGCTTAACTTCAGACTTCCGAGACGCATGAACCCGCAAAAGTTCGAGATTCAATGTGTCATTAGGCTCAACTTGAGTAACAATAGTAAAGGTGCGATCGCATTGGCGGTCAGGCTGTCGTGTAACTATGAGCGACGCTCGGCCTGTCA is part of the Leptolyngbya boryana PCC 6306 genome and harbors:
- the acsF gene encoding magnesium-protoporphyrin IX monomethyl ester (oxidative) cyclase; this encodes MVSTVSRSDLPEQSPGIKKPVQETLLTPRFYITDFDAVAQMDLSGHEAELEAVVAELRADYNRHHFVRNEEFQQDWEKIDGETRHAFIDFLERSCTSEFSGFLLFKELSRKLKNRQPLLSEAFHLLARDEARHAGFLNKAMADFGLTLDLGYLTKNRTYTFFPPEWVIYTVYLSEKIGYWRYILVYRHLEQHPEHRFYPLFRYFESWCQDENRHGDFFKALLRSQPKLWNCWKARLWARFFLLTVFATHTLTVLERSTFYDSIGIDPQEYNKAVIQNTNETSKRAFPSVLDTDHPEFFPRLEKCAIANQKLAEISSQSRPKFIQTLQKLPWIAVIIWQLLRLYFLPAIDAEASRPVIH
- the queF gene encoding preQ(1) synthase, whose translation is MTQAQDHPEVKYGERLIEEGSLITFPNPRPGRRYTINITLPEFTCKCPFSGYPDFATIYVSYVPDQRVVELKAIKLYINSYRDRYISHEEAANQILDDIVAACDPLEISIKADYTPRGNVHTVVEVTHTKV
- a CDS encoding P-II family nitrogen regulator, with amino-acid sequence MKKVEAIVRPFKLDEVKIALVNAGIVGMTVSEVRGFGRQKGQTERYRGSEYTVEFLQKLKIEIVVEDDQVDMVVDKIIVAARTGEIGDGKIFITPVEQVVRIRTGEKNFEAV
- a CDS encoding PPC domain-containing protein, encoding MKGWMAWLCAAPIAVLMTTAAMAQSTRSYAPIPLAPGKEINDRLTDADIPTGQGNFARDYVVTLQAGEQVAIDLSSDSFDTIVTLMTSQGTTVAENDDGPDGTTNSLLFTRITRNANYIVRVKAFGETAGGPFKLKLTRLKPVQ
- a CDS encoding DsbA family protein gives rise to the protein MLISCSLPVQADSKIDPKFEEQVLQVIRKNPQAILDSVQAYQREQQQEQQQVQQSFLRDLQQNPKSVIAQSPTKGNGQAVLVEFSDFQCPYCQAAAGTVSQFVDKYKDRVTLVYKHLPLTSIHDQALPAAKAAWAAQQQGKFWQYHDALFAQQKQLNEAIYPEIAKTLGLDVAKFNRDRASQAAETTIEKDLQLAEQLGISGTPFFAMNGRAFSGAVDLATLEKNLNQAQ